From a single Acidobacteriota bacterium genomic region:
- a CDS encoding AAA family ATPase codes for MSFTLLQPDELAPAVKLAEKVLSELDQILLGRTELHRLVLVGIFSRGHILLEGLPGVGKTALVKALGQLLNLNFKRVQFTPDLMPGDILGSHILQDAADGTRDMVFHQGPIFTNILLADEINRASPKTQSALLEAMQEQAVTLLGNTRALPDPFFVLASQNPIELEGTYPLPEAQLDRFMFKLMVSQVDVESIDRIISTRRRGSPPVPTWALSELELKQIFSVLEHIFLPRPVSRYISRLVAATHPKGEEAPEEVQNYVAYGASPRAAIAIAEAARAVALLNGRPTVGFEDVRQVVSAVLNHRLILNYKARFDQVDVFQVIDRLLAKVDETGLHLPADVSIRRA; via the coding sequence ATGTCCTTTACACTCTTACAACCTGATGAATTGGCGCCAGCCGTCAAACTGGCGGAGAAAGTTCTTTCCGAACTCGATCAAATCTTGCTGGGCCGGACCGAATTGCATCGCCTGGTTCTGGTCGGCATTTTCAGCCGGGGGCATATTTTGCTCGAAGGGCTTCCGGGTGTTGGAAAAACCGCGCTGGTCAAAGCGCTTGGCCAGTTACTCAATCTCAATTTCAAGCGGGTGCAATTCACGCCGGACCTGATGCCAGGTGATATTTTAGGATCGCATATTTTGCAGGATGCGGCGGATGGAACACGGGATATGGTGTTTCATCAAGGCCCAATTTTTACCAATATTCTACTGGCTGACGAAATCAACCGCGCCTCGCCTAAAACGCAATCAGCACTCCTGGAAGCCATGCAAGAACAAGCGGTCACACTGCTGGGCAACACCCGCGCGCTCCCAGACCCGTTTTTTGTCCTCGCCTCACAAAACCCAATTGAACTCGAAGGAACTTATCCACTGCCTGAAGCCCAGCTTGACCGGTTTATGTTCAAGCTGATGGTTTCTCAGGTGGATGTCGAATCCATTGATCGCATCATCTCCACCCGTCGTCGGGGTTCGCCTCCGGTTCCAACCTGGGCCCTGTCAGAACTTGAACTCAAACAGATTTTTTCGGTGCTGGAACATATTTTTCTGCCGCGACCGGTGTCGCGTTATATTTCCCGACTGGTCGCGGCAACACACCCCAAAGGCGAAGAAGCACCCGAAGAAGTCCAGAATTATGTGGCCTATGGCGCCTCACCGCGTGCCGCAATTGCGATTGCCGAAGCCGCCCGTGCCGTCGCACTCCTCAATGGACGGCCCACGGTTGGTTTTGAAGATGTTCGTCAGGTAGTTTCAGCCGTTCTCAATCATCGCCTTATCTTAAATTACAAAGCACGGTTCGATCAGGTTGATGTGTTTCAGGTGATTGACCGGCTTCTGGCTAAGGTTGATGAAACCGGCTTACATTTACCGGCGGATGTTTCAATTCGCCGAGCCTGA
- a CDS encoding CHAT domain-containing protein — MPSCLCRQVCLFFLGLLLIQDAMGQVQAQHQATTGHLGVIAAQDQEIEALVAQVEQLRQAGKYDLALPLAQLAVEKSEKLLGSEHPLFATSLSLLAEIYRGKGDYAQAEPLYQRSLKIRETIFGAEHPEVAVSLNNLGVLYQLKGDLAQAEPLLVKALAMRETVLGPDHLDVAQSLNNLAKLYKDKGDYGRAEPLLVKAVAIYEKAMGTTPPDIATFGAEHPEVAISLSNLGVLYQLKGDLAQAEPLFIKALTMRETVLGPDHLDVAHSLNNLATLYKDKGDYGRAEPLLVKAVAIYEKALGATHPDVATSLNNLATIYLDKGDYVRAEALSVRALTIFESAFGANHPIVAQNLHNLAELYRAKGDYARAEPLLVRSLAIFEKALGPEHPYVAYSLNNLALICYFKGDYTRAEPLYGRALAIFEKTLGADHPNVAHTLNCLALLYNEKEEYARAAPLYERSLAISEKALGADHPEVAYSLNNVGMVYTSKGDYTQAEPLFVRALAIYEKVLGADHRSVAYTLNNLAILHKKKGDFAQAESLFVKSAMIREKALGSDHRDVAQSFTSLAGVFLIKNDVNQAVLYQSRANEVSERDLARNLVSGSERQKLLYLKQTAKNTDITLSLNVQSAPQNSDALKAALTVVLRRKGRALDALTSQIETLRRQQDPQTQKLLDDYAGLVGQISVLTLRGPEKKKPDEHLAFLRSMEEQKEALENEIGQRSKEFQVQTVSITVEEVQKLIPPEAVLVEYAVYQPYDPKTEQFGTPRYVAYALNHQGTINVADLGETKPIDQLVTRFRQTLSQPKTKIGGDIKPVAHALDRLVMQPVRTLVGAATHLLISPDGALSLIPFAALVDDKGTYLLESYRLTYLTSGRDLLRLTVKIESWRPPLIMADPDYSDGLGPILVGKQYAPLSRLFGTKMEAMSLKNLFPDADLKMQDDATKQALKNVQRPEILHIATHGRFLDNKPQALPRKATAKAPLDAEKLKVENPLLRSWLFFAGANRGGNTEGDGTMTALEAAQLDLWGTKLVVLSACETAVGETKTGDGVYGLRRALVLAGSEAQLMSLWSVSDRGTRELMIEYYTRLKAGEGRSDALRNVQLKMLTDPKRRHPYYWASFIQSGEWANLAGQRKN, encoded by the coding sequence ATGCCGAGCTGTCTTTGTCGTCAGGTTTGTCTTTTTTTTCTTGGTCTGCTGCTGATACAGGACGCTATGGGTCAGGTACAGGCCCAACACCAGGCTACAACTGGTCATCTCGGTGTGATAGCGGCTCAGGATCAGGAGATTGAAGCTCTCGTTGCTCAAGTTGAGCAACTTCGCCAGGCTGGAAAATATGACCTGGCCCTGCCACTGGCTCAACTCGCAGTTGAAAAAAGCGAAAAACTCCTTGGGTCTGAGCATCCACTTTTTGCGACCAGTCTCAGCCTCCTGGCTGAAATCTATCGAGGGAAAGGCGATTACGCTCAGGCTGAACCCTTGTACCAGAGGTCGCTCAAAATCAGAGAAACAATTTTTGGAGCCGAGCACCCGGAAGTTGCCGTTAGTCTTAACAATTTAGGCGTACTCTATCAACTCAAAGGCGACCTGGCTCAGGCGGAGCCATTGTTGGTCAAAGCCCTCGCTATGAGAGAAACTGTATTAGGCCCTGACCATCTGGATGTGGCACAAAGCCTCAATAATCTGGCGAAGCTTTATAAAGACAAAGGGGACTATGGTCGGGCTGAACCGTTGCTGGTCAAAGCAGTCGCAATTTATGAAAAAGCCATGGGCACTACTCCCCCTGATATCGCCACTTTTGGAGCCGAGCATCCGGAAGTTGCCATCAGTCTCAGCAATCTAGGCGTACTCTATCAACTCAAAGGCGACCTGGCTCAGGCGGAGCCGTTGTTTATCAAAGCCCTCACCATGAGAGAAACTGTATTAGGCCCTGACCATCTGGATGTGGCACACAGCCTCAATAATCTGGCGACGCTTTATAAAGACAAAGGGGATTATGGTCGGGCTGAACCGTTGCTGGTCAAAGCAGTCGCAATTTATGAGAAAGCCCTCGGTGCCACTCACCCCGATGTCGCCACCAGTCTGAATAATCTGGCCACAATCTACCTGGATAAAGGCGATTACGTCCGGGCTGAGGCGTTATCGGTCCGCGCCTTGACGATTTTTGAGAGTGCCTTTGGCGCCAACCATCCAATTGTGGCTCAAAACCTGCACAATCTGGCTGAGTTGTATCGCGCCAAAGGTGACTATGCCCGGGCAGAACCACTGTTGGTGAGGTCGCTTGCTATTTTTGAGAAAGCTTTAGGACCAGAACACCCCTATGTTGCCTATAGTCTCAACAATTTGGCGTTGATCTGTTATTTCAAAGGTGATTACACGCGAGCCGAGCCGCTCTATGGGAGAGCACTGGCAATTTTTGAGAAAACATTGGGGGCAGATCACCCCAATGTCGCCCATACGCTCAACTGCCTGGCATTACTGTACAATGAAAAAGAGGAGTATGCCCGCGCGGCGCCGCTATACGAGCGATCACTGGCCATTTCCGAGAAGGCACTGGGCGCCGATCACCCGGAAGTTGCTTACAGTCTGAATAATGTGGGAATGGTCTATACGTCCAAAGGTGACTATACCCAGGCCGAACCTTTGTTTGTCAGAGCGCTGGCAATCTATGAAAAGGTATTGGGGGCCGACCACCGGTCCGTGGCCTACACCCTCAATAACCTCGCGATTCTCCACAAAAAAAAGGGCGATTTTGCCCAGGCGGAGTCGCTCTTTGTGAAATCGGCGATGATTCGGGAAAAGGCATTGGGATCGGACCACCGTGATGTGGCCCAAAGCTTCACCAGCCTGGCCGGTGTGTTTCTGATCAAAAACGATGTCAATCAGGCGGTGCTGTATCAATCACGCGCCAATGAAGTGAGCGAACGCGATCTGGCCCGAAATCTCGTTTCAGGATCCGAGCGCCAAAAGTTGCTCTATCTCAAACAGACGGCAAAAAATACCGATATCACGCTTTCACTCAATGTGCAGTCGGCACCACAGAACTCAGATGCCCTCAAGGCTGCATTGACTGTCGTGTTGCGGCGCAAAGGACGGGCACTAGACGCACTGACATCCCAAATTGAAACCTTGCGCCGCCAGCAAGATCCACAGACCCAGAAATTGCTGGATGACTACGCCGGCCTGGTTGGGCAAATTTCGGTTCTGACGCTCCGTGGTCCTGAAAAGAAAAAACCAGACGAACATCTGGCTTTCTTGCGCTCGATGGAAGAACAAAAAGAAGCACTGGAAAACGAAATCGGGCAACGAAGCAAGGAATTTCAAGTGCAGACGGTCTCCATCACCGTGGAAGAAGTCCAAAAGTTGATCCCACCGGAGGCGGTCCTGGTTGAATATGCTGTGTATCAGCCCTATGACCCCAAGACCGAACAGTTTGGAACTCCACGGTATGTGGCCTATGCCCTCAATCATCAGGGAACCATCAATGTTGCCGATTTGGGGGAAACCAAACCAATTGACCAGCTTGTGACCCGGTTCCGCCAGACGCTGAGCCAACCAAAAACCAAAATTGGAGGCGACATAAAGCCTGTCGCCCACGCGCTTGACCGGTTGGTCATGCAGCCTGTCCGAACACTGGTCGGGGCAGCCACCCATTTGCTCATTTCGCCGGATGGGGCATTGAGTCTCATCCCGTTTGCGGCCCTGGTGGATGATAAAGGAACGTACCTGCTTGAAAGTTATCGGCTCACCTACTTGACCAGCGGACGAGATTTGTTGCGGCTGACGGTGAAAATTGAAAGCTGGAGACCGCCACTCATTATGGCTGACCCGGATTATTCAGATGGGTTGGGTCCGATTCTGGTGGGCAAGCAATACGCCCCACTCTCCCGGCTCTTTGGAACCAAAATGGAGGCGATGTCCTTAAAAAATCTCTTCCCTGACGCTGATCTCAAAATGCAGGATGACGCCACGAAACAAGCTCTCAAAAATGTGCAACGACCCGAGATTCTCCATATCGCCACCCACGGGCGTTTTTTAGACAACAAGCCACAAGCCTTGCCCCGAAAAGCCACGGCTAAGGCTCCCCTTGATGCGGAAAAACTCAAAGTTGAAAACCCGCTCCTGCGGTCATGGCTGTTTTTTGCCGGTGCCAACCGGGGAGGAAATACTGAAGGCGATGGCACCATGACGGCACTTGAAGCCGCCCAGCTTGATTTGTGGGGTACCAAACTGGTCGTTTTGTCAGCCTGTGAAACCGCCGTCGGAGAAACCAAAACCGGTGACGGCGTCTATGGCCTGCGGCGGGCGCTGGTGTTGGCTGGAAGTGAAGCCCAATTGATGAGTCTGTGGTCGGTTTCGGATCGTGGTACGCGGGAGTTGATGATCGAATATTACACCCGGCTCAAGGCTGGCGAAGGTCGGAGCGATGCCCTGCGCAATGTACAACTCAAAATGCTGACTGACCCGAAACGAAGACACCCTTACTACTGGGCCTCGTTCATCCAATCAGGCGAATGGGCAAATTTAGCCGGGCAACGGAAAAATTAG
- a CDS encoding alpha/beta fold hydrolase: protein MFDFLKLSEMLSQISQPPEVAQTPSKVVYRENKLRVLYYLPRVKKTYSIPILIVNSLINKYYILDLMPGKSYVEFLANQGFRVYMIDWGEPDDHDSDLTLEDHIHKYLVNITRAVLQHSGAEQLSMIGYCMGGTMALMYAAFHQQFLNNLILLATPVDFHNDSLLSTWAQPEYFDVDQFIDRHGNAPVEILKSTFMMLKPTKNVTKYVHLAENLHNEEYVKMFQAFDYWVNDAVAVPGETFRKFVKDTYQQNLLRQNKMKLGRKLIKLKNVTCPLLNVVAEHDDIVPLSSSTVVMDLVGSQEKEELRVKGGHHGISVGPGAIKLVWPKTVEWLANRE from the coding sequence ATGTTTGACTTTCTCAAACTCTCAGAAATGCTCTCTCAGATATCACAACCGCCCGAGGTTGCCCAAACTCCCTCGAAAGTCGTGTATCGTGAAAACAAGCTCCGGGTCCTCTACTACCTGCCGCGAGTCAAAAAAACGTATTCGATACCGATTCTCATCGTTAACTCATTGATCAATAAGTATTATATCCTTGATTTGATGCCAGGGAAAAGTTACGTCGAGTTCCTGGCCAATCAAGGATTTCGCGTCTATATGATTGATTGGGGTGAGCCCGACGACCACGATTCCGACCTCACGCTCGAAGACCATATCCATAAATATCTGGTCAATATCACGCGAGCGGTTCTGCAACACTCTGGCGCCGAGCAACTCTCAATGATTGGCTACTGTATGGGCGGGACGATGGCGCTGATGTATGCCGCTTTCCATCAACAATTTCTCAACAACCTGATCCTGCTGGCGACACCGGTTGATTTCCATAATGACTCGCTGCTCAGTACCTGGGCACAACCCGAGTATTTTGATGTGGACCAATTTATTGACCGCCATGGCAATGCCCCGGTCGAAATTCTGAAAAGCACGTTCATGATGCTCAAACCCACCAAGAACGTCACCAAATATGTCCACCTGGCCGAAAACCTTCATAATGAAGAATATGTCAAAATGTTTCAGGCGTTTGACTACTGGGTCAACGACGCAGTCGCGGTTCCAGGCGAGACATTTCGCAAGTTCGTCAAAGATACCTATCAACAAAACCTGCTTCGCCAGAACAAAATGAAGCTTGGCCGAAAACTCATCAAGCTTAAAAATGTGACCTGTCCCTTGCTCAATGTGGTGGCCGAACATGACGACATCGTTCCGCTCAGTTCGTCAACCGTGGTGATGGATCTGGTTGGCAGCCAGGAAAAGGAAGAACTTCGTGTGAAAGGCGGTCACCACGGGATTTCAGTTGGTCCGGGTGCCATCAAGCTTGTCTGGCCCAAAACCGTGGAATGGCTTGCCAACCGTGAGTGA
- a CDS encoding alpha/beta fold hydrolase, which translates to MTNAVFSYARESFEAWQWHADAMYQQWMKNPLLINAVRNNQDQMLQTYALSRHWSEQLFGTRSLLESTLQTLNQANRAVIPIAATPHQVVYEEDRLRVLRFQPRKPKEFRIPLLIVNSLVNRYYLLDLTPGRSLIEYLTHLGFDVYSIDWGTPLDEDWTLTLEDFVCRYIPNCVAAVQKCSGSRQVSILGYSMGGVLSLMYSALYPSQVANLVLFATPVDFSQAGVIHHWINQDTFNLDRLIETCGNVPGELILASFRTLKPISNLTLGINFAQYVTDPEHFRALLAVETWFNDCVAIPGEFYRQFVKATYYRNSLVRGKLKFKGQPVNLENITCPILNVCGDKDQVVPPECSSVLGDLVGSDEYHEVVFPFGHLSMSVGTGAKTSVWPKTADWLMEKSVNRGSGFGV; encoded by the coding sequence GTGACTAACGCTGTATTCAGCTACGCGAGAGAATCATTCGAAGCCTGGCAATGGCATGCCGACGCCATGTATCAGCAGTGGATGAAAAATCCGCTGCTGATCAATGCCGTCCGTAACAACCAGGACCAGATGCTGCAAACCTATGCCCTGAGCCGACACTGGTCTGAGCAGTTGTTTGGCACCAGGTCGCTCCTGGAATCAACGCTTCAGACATTGAATCAGGCAAACCGGGCGGTAATCCCGATTGCGGCGACCCCTCATCAGGTCGTGTATGAAGAAGACCGGTTGCGGGTATTGCGCTTTCAACCCCGCAAACCAAAAGAATTTAGAATCCCGCTTCTCATTGTCAATTCACTGGTGAACCGGTATTACCTGCTCGATTTGACACCGGGACGGAGCCTGATCGAATACCTCACCCATCTGGGATTTGATGTCTATTCGATTGATTGGGGAACTCCACTTGATGAAGACTGGACCTTAACGCTGGAAGATTTTGTGTGCCGGTATATTCCCAACTGTGTTGCGGCGGTTCAAAAGTGTTCCGGCTCCAGGCAAGTTAGTATTTTGGGGTATTCGATGGGCGGTGTGCTGTCATTGATGTACAGTGCGCTCTATCCAAGCCAGGTTGCCAATCTGGTGCTGTTTGCCACGCCGGTTGATTTTTCGCAGGCTGGTGTGATTCACCACTGGATCAACCAGGATACTTTTAACCTGGACCGATTGATTGAGACCTGTGGCAACGTTCCTGGCGAACTGATTCTGGCTTCCTTCCGCACCCTTAAACCCATCAGCAACCTGACCCTGGGGATCAACTTTGCGCAGTATGTCACTGATCCCGAGCATTTTCGGGCACTTCTGGCGGTTGAAACCTGGTTTAATGACTGTGTGGCAATCCCTGGTGAATTTTACCGTCAGTTTGTCAAAGCGACCTATTACCGAAACAGTCTGGTTCGGGGCAAACTCAAATTCAAAGGTCAACCAGTGAATCTCGAAAATATCACCTGCCCGATCCTGAATGTCTGTGGTGACAAAGATCAGGTGGTGCCGCCCGAATGTTCGTCCGTGCTGGGGGACCTGGTTGGAAGCGATGAGTATCACGAAGTCGTCTTTCCATTTGGCCATCTTTCGATGTCAGTGGGAACCGGCGCTAAAACCTCGGTCTGGCCCAAAACCGCTGACTGGCTGATGGAAAAATCGGTCAATCGGGGTTCAGGGTTCGGGGTTTAA